The window ATCGTCGGTGTGCGCGACGATCGCCGCGTGCCACGCACGCAGGATCGCGGCCCGTTCGCGAGCGGGCGTTGCACGCCAGGCGGGCAGCGCGCGCGCCGCCGCGTCGGTCGCGGCGCGTGCGTCGGCGGCGCCGCTGTCGGGTGCGCGGGCAACGGTCTCGAGCGTCGCCGGATCGGCGACGTCGAAACGGCGGCCGTCGAGCGCATCGCGCCATGTGCCGTCGATCAGGTTGGCGGTGCGCAGCAGTTCGGTTCGGGACAGCGTAAGCGGCATGACAGGTCCTTGGATGGAGCGATTCGGTGAAGACGGCAGCGGCGCGTGCGACTACTCCACGCGGACAGCACGCTGCCGCGTTCGAAGTTGCCGCACGCCGTTCGTCAGTGCCGTTCGCCGAACAGTGATTCGAGCGGGTAGTGCCGCTTGACGAACGGCGACTTGATGATCACGTAACTGAAGTATTTCTCGATGCCGATGTTCTGCTCGAGCAGCCCTTCGACGATCGTCTGGTAGTGGCTCACGCTGCGCGTGACGAACTTGAGCAGATAGTCGTAGCCGCCGCTCGCGAGATGGCACTCGACGATCTCGTCGACATTGCGGATCGCCGCGACGAACCGGTCGAAGTCCTCGCGCCGGTGGTCGGCCAGCGTGACCTCCGTAAACACGATCTGCACATCGCCGAGCTTCTCGAGCTGAATGTGCGCGCCGTACCCGCCGATGTAGCCGGCTTTCTCGAGCCGCTTCACGCGGATCAGGCACGGGCTGGGCGACAGCCCGACGGCATCGGCCAGTTCGACGTTGGTCATGCGCCCGCGCTTTTGCAACTGGGAAAGAATGCGCAGGTCGATCCGGTCTAGCTTGCTGTCCGTCATGTTCGCGTCAGAAGGCAGGAATGGAATGTCTGGTTACTTTAGAGTCGAACGGTAGCCGCCACAAGCCCCGCTTTCCCGGTTGTCCGGCTCACGCGGGCTGCGTGTGCGCGGCGTCGAGCGCGCGCTGCACGCATGCGTCGGCCAGCACGTCGTCGAGCGTCTTGCGCACGCGCTCGAACATCAGGTCGAACTCGCCCGCGGTGAAACTCAGCGCGGGGGCGAAACCGAGCACGCCGTCGCCGAACGCGCGGAACACGACGCCGTTCGCGTAAGCGGCCGCCGCGATCTTGCCGGGCACGTTCAGCGCCGGCTCGAAGCGCGTCTTGCACGCCTTGTCGGCCACCAGTTCGAGCGCGCCGAGCAGGCCGGCCGAGCGCGCGTCGCCGACCAGCGGGTGGGCGCGCAGCGCGTCGAGGCCTGCCGCGAAGCGCGGCGCCATCGCCTGCCCGTTCGCGAGCAGCCCGCCGTCGTGATAGAGCTTCAGCACTTCGAGGCCGATCGCCGCGCTGACCGGATGCGCGGAATACGTGTAGCCGTGGCCGACCACGGCCGTATCGGCGCGGCTGCCGGCGATCCCTTCGTAGATTTCGTCGGACATGAATACCGCGCCCATCGGCGCATAGCCGGCGGTCAGCCCTTTCGCGACGGTCATCAGGTCCGGTTCGACCCGTTCGGTCTCGCACGCGAACAGCGGGCCCGTGCGGCCGAAGCCGGTGATCACCTCGTCGGCGACGAACAGGATGCCGAGGCGCCGGCACGCGTCGCGCATCGCCTTCAGCCAGCCGGCCGGCGGCACGATCACGCCCCCGGAGCCTTGCACCGGCTCGCAGAAGAACGCGGCGACATTGTCCTCGCCGAGTTCGGCGACCTTCGCTTCGAGCGCGGCGACCGACGCGGCGATCAACGCCTGCGGATCGTCGCCGAGCGGGTGGCGATACGGGTAGGGCGACGGGATGTGATGCTGGTCCGCGCGCGGCAGGTCGAAGTGACGGTGGAACGCGGGCAGCGCGGTAAGGCCGGCGCCGATCGACGACGAGCCGTGATAGCCGCGCTCGAGCGCGATCATCTGTTTTTTCGACGGGCGGCCGGTCGCGTTGAAATAGTGCGTGATGAAACGCACGGCGGAGTCGATCGCATCCGAGCCGCCGAGCGTGAAATACACGCGGTTCAGCGACGGCGGCGCCAGCGCCGCGAGCCGTTCGGCCAGCTCGATCGCGGGTTGCGAGCCGAAATGAAAATAGCCGGTCGCGTAGGGCAGCTTCGCCATCTGCTCGGCGGCGGCCTTCACGATGCTGTCGCGGCCGTAGCCGACGTTCACGCACCACAGGCCCGAGAACGCATCGAGCAGCGTGCGGCCGTCCGCGTCGCGCAGGAAGACGCCGTCGGCGGAGTCGAGCACGGTGACGCCGCGCGCCTCGTGCGCACGATAGTTGACGACAGGGTGGATCAGGTGGTGACGATCGGCTTCGATCAGCGCGGCTTGGTTCATGGCAGGGCGGGACTCTCGTCGGGTGTCAGCGTGAGTTCATGCTACCGGGCGGGAAATCCGCACGCGTCTTCAATTTGCGGCCTGAAACGTACGAAAGCGGCGTTTGCACGGGGCGCTTCGGCATTTTCTGCTGCGCGCCCCGCCGGGCCGGCCGCCGCGCGCGTCAGTAGCCGCGCGCGCGATCGACGACGCCGATCATCGGTTGCCCCGCGCGATGTCGCGCGAGGTTCGCGAGCACGGCGTCGACCGCGGTGTCGGGACGCGTCGCGCTGGCGATGTGCGGTGTGACGCGAACGCGCGGATGCGTCCAGAACGGGTGGCCGGCCGGCAAAGGTTCGGGGTCCGTCACGTCGAGGATCGCGCTGTCGAGCCGG of the Burkholderia ubonensis genome contains:
- a CDS encoding aspartate aminotransferase family protein, which codes for MNQAALIEADRHHLIHPVVNYRAHEARGVTVLDSADGVFLRDADGRTLLDAFSGLWCVNVGYGRDSIVKAAAEQMAKLPYATGYFHFGSQPAIELAERLAALAPPSLNRVYFTLGGSDAIDSAVRFITHYFNATGRPSKKQMIALERGYHGSSSIGAGLTALPAFHRHFDLPRADQHHIPSPYPYRHPLGDDPQALIAASVAALEAKVAELGEDNVAAFFCEPVQGSGGVIVPPAGWLKAMRDACRRLGILFVADEVITGFGRTGPLFACETERVEPDLMTVAKGLTAGYAPMGAVFMSDEIYEGIAGSRADTAVVGHGYTYSAHPVSAAIGLEVLKLYHDGGLLANGQAMAPRFAAGLDALRAHPLVGDARSAGLLGALELVADKACKTRFEPALNVPGKIAAAAYANGVVFRAFGDGVLGFAPALSFTAGEFDLMFERVRKTLDDVLADACVQRALDAAHTQPA
- a CDS encoding Lrp/AsnC family transcriptional regulator, which produces MTDSKLDRIDLRILSQLQKRGRMTNVELADAVGLSPSPCLIRVKRLEKAGYIGGYGAHIQLEKLGDVQIVFTEVTLADHRREDFDRFVAAIRNVDEIVECHLASGGYDYLLKFVTRSVSHYQTIVEGLLEQNIGIEKYFSYVIIKSPFVKRHYPLESLFGERH